DNA sequence from the Candidatus Fluviicola riflensis genome:
TTACCGAAATTGACGAGGAAACATATTTACCTCATCTGAGAAATACATCGGTTGCCGATTTGTATGATGAAGCTTACGAAAGCCTCACAGACAATGAACAAACGGTGATGGACCAGATGGAATCTATCATCGAAATCACCAACAAGGAAACGCGCAAATCGCAGATCACGAGCTTAAAAAGCACTGTGTACGCAAGCACGACGCTTTCTGAGGATGAAAAAATCTTCCTGCTTGCCAGTATTTCGATTGCGACGAACAGCGCGGAATATTGGGATTCGCACCCGGGTGATGTTGCCGGATTGGGGAAAGGTGTCTGGAAAGCCGACTGGCAAGGATTCTGGTACGGTTATCACTCTTCGGAGACGAACCAAACCTGGGGACAACAAATCGAAACCGGCTTGGGAACAGCTCAGCTGGCTTCGGAATTCAAACGATTGGAAAATTCTTAATACAAACAGGTAGCGCATAAACTTTAACTAAAAGTGGTGAAAGGTGTCGGCGAATCAAGTACCCGGCATCTTTCTTTCCATGTAATTCACATCTTTTTATGAAACAACGTCTATACCTTTTACTTATCGGATTGCTGAGCCTGAATGCGTTCGGGCAATTTTCGGTACACGTGCGAAGTTCACTCGATTCGAGCGCGGTATTTGGTGTAGTGTGTTCCAACGAAAAAACAAACCAACTGGCGTTTACGGATCAGGACGGACTGGCGAAATTCACTTCCGTCGGAACGATTCAATTTACGCATCCGTCGTTTTACAGCGCAACCGTATTCGATATTGAAACGGATACAATTGTTTACATCCAACCCCTGATCGGCGATTTGGAAGAAATAATCATTACCCCGGTTTCCAACGAAGCGGTGTTTGCGTCTGTGATTGCCAATTACCGCAAGCAGCTGAAATTGCAAAATAGTTGGGGGAAACTGACTTACACGAATACGAATTGGTTCAAGTACCATTATAAAACGGATCAAACAACCGATTCGGCTTATTGTGCGATCCGCGACAATTTGCGTTTTGCTTATAACGGCACCGCGAGAAAAAGCAAGCCGTTGTTTTCGGGTATTTTGCTCAACCGTACTTGCAGTGATTTTACGCTGGAAAAGAATGCTTCCATTCGCACGAATGAAATTCCGGCATTTTCGAAGTTTGATTTTTCGCTGTTCCTGGATGCCGTGTTTACCGAAGATTCCTTTTTCGACAAGATCGGGTTCAAACACACAGGATCTGCGCAACGACAAGACACGCTGAACCACACAACCGAAATTACCTTCACATCTCCCGATTGCGTGAAAACAATTGTTTTTTCTACCGAAGACAAATCGCTGATTTCGTATACCTTCCGATTTTTCGGGAAGCTGGGTGGTTATCACTATTATTACGCGACTTTTTCAGATCAACTAATCTCCACCCTTTTTGAGGAGAAAGGATATTTATTCGATTACGAAACCAACAGCCACCAACTGATTTCGGTGCATTACGGTTCGTTTGAAACCACTGAGAAAACCATTTTAGCCAATCCGATGTCTTTTTCAGAGATTCTCAAAACACAAGCGACTGCGAATAATGGGGATGCTGTAAAGACGGAGGTTTTACTTCCTATGTACGGGCACTTATTAAAGTAAATGACAAAAACTTTAACGACATCCTCATCAGGCGGACACAGCATCATATAGAGAGAGTTTCCACAAAAAAAATTGTTGCCACAGATGTCTCAGATTTTCACAGATACAATCTGAGTATTTATATTCATAGGCTATACGCTGGCGTATAGTTCAAAATCTGTGTTAATCTGAGACATCTGTGGCTAAACACGCCCAGCACTTCCTGTCTTCAGATGAATCAAATCACTTTCATTCTTCAGTTTTCCTGCGGATATTAAATTGTAAAAAATTAATTTTGAGGAATCTAATTAGATGATTATGAACACTCCCCTCCTTCTCGCAAAACACTTTCGTGAAATTCACACCGGCGGTAACTGGACCACGACCAATCTCAAAGATACGTTGGCGGATGTTAAATGGGAAGAAGCTCAAAAGAGTGTGTTCGGACTGAATTCCATTGCCTTGTTGACCTATCATGTGACGTATTACGTAAACGTGTTGATGAAAGTATTGGAAGGCGGCCCGCTGGATGGGAAAGATGAATACAGTTTTCAGCTTCCGGCCATTGAATCTCAGAAGGAATGGAAACAATTGGTAGTGAATGCATTGCTTACGGCTGAAAAAACCGCTGATCTGATCAAACAACTTCCGGAAGAGCGTTTATTTGAACCATTTACCGATGAAAAGTACGGGAATTATTACCGCAACATCGCCGGAATCATTGAACACATGCATTATCATTTGGGACAAATTTCTTTGCTGAAAAAGCTGGTACGAATGGGTTGATTTGTGCTTAAATGAATTCATTCTTTCGGAATGCTCTTCTTTTCGAAATAACGAACCAAGGCGTAAGCTATTGGCAGAATCAACGTGAGGGCGATTTCTGTTTCGCGAAAGCTCAGTTTGAAAATTAAAATCGCCAGGGCACATAAAAACCAAATCACTCCGGTTGCTAGGAACATACTTCGCAAAAACGCTATTACTTTTTCTTTTTCCATTCGTTTGGAGTTAAATTTGGACATGAAATTAAGGATAGTTACTGAATCAGGACCTCATGGTTGTTAAAGTGGTTTCTTTTTAAGGAAAACCCTTCTCACCGAATTCGTAAACCGTTTATCCGTCGGATATTTCCTATGCGTAGTCATGTTGTTGAAAATCAACGCAACAGCCAATAAAATCAATGAGCCTGTCAAAACCGGCGACAACACGTAGAAATAACCCAATGCTTTGATTTTTTCGGAACCGATCACCGCGATCAATGCTGTGGCGCCACCCGGAGGATGAAGCGTTTTGGTTACCTGCATGGCTACAATTGAAAAAGCAACAGCCATCGGAGCTGTGAGCCAGATAACATCGGGTATGAACCGGTAAACGGTGACGCCGATCAGTGCCGAAATCACATGTCCGCCAACCAGGTTTCGGGGCTGCGCCAGCGGACTTTGAATAGCGCCGTAAATCAGCACGCTTGATGCGCCGAACGAACCGATGAGAAAGATGTTTTCGTCCTTTGTAAGGGTATAACTTTGCACAAACGCAATGATCCCTATCCCGACAAAGGCGCCGATGAACGACCAGAAATGTTCTTTGTAATCGACTAATGTTTCGCGGTATACTACGTATCGTGAAATCCTGATACTTCGTTTTATTCTTTTTCTGACCACTTATGCGTGTATTATTTCCAAAACTGCCACCATTTCTTTTCCGGGACCAATTCTCCCGTTAAAAAAGAAAGGTCCATTTCTTCATCATCCACCATATTCTGCATTTTCGAATAGGAAGTTGTGATATCAAAATAGATCTCATTTCCCGATTGGGTGGTGATCAGGTCATAAAACCGGTTGTTATCGGCTACCAACGATTGACTCGCAAATTCCTCATCCAGGTAAGCGAGCAGATCTCTTTCGTCAGACATTCGGGTAATCAGGTAAGGCATTTCCTTTGTTCCGTTACCTGTCAGGCTGATTGCTTCGAGTATTTTTTGCCCGAGGATCAATTCCGCTTTTGCTCCTTCTTCATCGCCCAATTCTGTCAACGCATAGTGTTTACAAAAATGCGCTCTCGGCGAAAGCAAAATGTTCACGGAAACGTATTCAATCACCTCTTCAAACTCATCGTTACCAAGCTGTTGCTCCAGAATATTCAGGTCGTCCGAATAAGGATTGTAGGTTTCATCGGAAAACACAATCTGCTGTGAAGCCAGGAAATTTTCTTTCGTGGTTTCGGTGATAAATTTGAAAAAGTCGTCTGTCATGGTGCTTGAATCTTATGATCCTCAATAATACCAAAAATCCGCAAACTAGTTATCTCCCGGAAGGCACATAATAAAGTGTTATCCCTCCGAAATCAAAGGTTTTCGTTTTTACGAGCTTCAAATTTACCCTATTTTGGATGTTTTTGAATAAGGACAGGCCTTTTCCTTCCAGTATCGGCTGAACGCAAAGCTGGTATTCATCAATTAACCCGAGATTGGTTGCGGCCACTATCAGGCTTGGACTGCCGATCAGAATATCTTTACCCGGCTGCTGCTTCAGTTCCGTGATTTCCTTTTTAAGACTTTTCGTTGTAATCCTCGAATTCTTCCATTTCACACTTTTCAATGTACTCGAAAAAACAATCTTGGAAATTTTGTCAATGAATTTGGCAAATTTATCCACGGCTTTGTTACCGGAAGGGTTTTTCACGACCTCCGGCCAATAGCCTTCCATCAACTGGTAGGTTATTTTTCCGTAAAGAATCGTATCGACGCTGCTTGACATTTCAGTGTAATGGTTATGCATTTCGTCATTTGCGATCATCGCTTGGTGATCACAAAAGCCATCGAGCGTCATATTCATTACTGCAATTACTTTTCTCATAAGTTTCAAGATAGTGAAACTTATTTTAGAGAGGGAAATTACGAAGGTGATTTAACTAATGTTGTAAACTTTTCAGGTAATCAAATCAGAAAGCTTCTTCACAGCTTCAATAATATCATCTTTGATAAATTCCCAATGTTTATTTTTAAGACAAATGGGATCAAAGTCTTCATCTGCCCGTTTAAAATCAGTGAAATTCTTTATGATTTCATTCCCAAAGTGCGTCCATTCGTGTCGTTGTTTGTGTAAATCCAACATTTGGGTGATACTGTATTTTGAAAGGAGTTCATGTAAATCCCAAAAGTCCTTTTTTCGTCCACCTCTTGCTACTACGTCAACTTTCATAGCGATAATTTCTTCTGCAGTAGCCATTCTTACTCCATCAATCTCCTGAAAAGGTTGAATAAACAGATCATTCGTATAGTAAACATCCAATTTCACGATGTCATTAACTGTATTTCCAATAAAGTACGATTTTCCCATTCCAGGCAAAACATCATACTTCGCGTCAGTATAATTGAAGTTTGCCAACAGAAATTTATCAATCGCATCAAAATCCACGGAACCGTAAGAAACATCTGTAAACAGGTCAATATCAACCGACATACGGTGGCCAAGATGTAAACTCAGCTGTTCCTCCAACCAGACGAAAGTCTGAAAAAATCTCTGCCTTCATCAAAGTCAACAAACTTTCTTTGAGCAGCGGGTTAACGGTATTCCAATAAAGCATGACTTAAGATAGCGCTTTTTTAACTAACCGATCTCCGTAATATTCCCTGATCGCCTGCTGTTCTTCTTTGTTTCCTCTTTCAAAAACTCTCTTGATAATGGCAGTTGATTGTTTATTCCAGTCAATTTGGTTGATGTCTGTATCCCAAAAAAGGCCCGGCCTCAATTTATGGAAGATTTTAGGCTTGGAAAGTTCGTGCTGTTTGTTGTACTCGGCAATTTCATAAAATGTTTGCATAAACAGCATCGTACCTTGTTCCAGATTCAGCGCTTCATCTATTCTGAATGACAATTCCAGCGGGAGTTTTCGTTGACCTTTCGTGATTGCCTGAAACGTTTGCGGATGTTCATTAACAGAATGGGCAAACTGCCGTTTGACAATGCCTCTTTTTTTGAGCTCATGCTCAAGAATGAATCCCGGATGAATCCCTTTGTATTTTTCGAACGCCAATTTCATATTCAAATATAAGCAAATTTGCTTATATATAAAACCAACACACCAAACTTTTCAGCCAATCCAACCAGAAAGTGTTTTGCATTCCAACATTTCTGCTATTTTTGCACACATCACGGGGGATTAGCTCATCTGGCTAGAGCGCAACGCTGGCAGTGTTGAGGTGATCGGTTCGAGTCCGATATTCTCCACCCACAAAGCAGAAAAAGTCACCCAAACGGGGTGGCTTTTACGCTTTATGGTGGGTGGAGTCCAAAGTGATGGAGATACGACATCTACTTTGGAATATTAATCCGTTTTCTTAACTTAAAGTTATGACAACTCAACTCTTATCCTATTCTACCTATGTTCTTTTCAGCGAAAAAGATGCTATGCTTTACATTGGTTATTCTTCAGATCTTGAACGACGACTATCCCAACACAATTCCGGACGACTTCATCATCTCAAAGGTTTTTATTAAATGTTTACGTAATTTGTCTTAAAAGTAAAACATGGATATCATAAACAATCAGGTCGTAAATGATTTTATCAATAGTACTGAAATTAGGGATCTTTACTTTCAGAAAACAGTCGTATTTAAAGAAAATCTTGAGACTTTATTAATTAATTCAAATGTAGAGTTCCACCTTATTGAAAAAAGGTTAAAAGCAATAACAAGTTTACAGAATAAACTTGATCAGAAAGTCTCTAATAACTCCTCCACAATTTCAATTCTTACATCCAGTGAACTAAATAACACTAGAGAAATAACAGACCTTAGTGGCATTAGAGTTATCGTTTTTTTTCTTGAAGATGTGCGTTCGGTTGTCAATTTGATATGCATGAATTATGCTATAGATGAAAGGAATTCCAATTTTTTTCTTAGTAGTAGTGAACATGATAGATTTGGTTACCAAAGTGTCCATGTTATTGTCGAATGGGAATCAATAAAAATAGAAGTCCAGATTAGAACAGTTTTACAACACGCTTGGGCAGCAATATCTCATAAGATGGATTACAAATCCGAAGTGAAAGCACCATATCAACTAAAGCGAAAGCTATCCAGACTTTCTGGGTTAGTTGAAATCGCTGATAATGAACTTAAAACGGAATATTCGTTAAAAGTAATGAAGGAAGGGAAAAGACTATTTCATGAACCCATTGATTATTCATCTCTTAGCGCTTATTTTAATAAGCCAAACCGTTTTTTGTGGTACATAGGAAACTGTGAGTTTTCAAAAATGGAAAAATCTGAACCATATATAATTTCGGAGAAAACTTTCGACTTAAAAGGACACTTCAAAGATATTATTGAATGCTGTATCTCCTTGTCGTTGTATAAAATTATTGAATTCGATAGATTTTTGAGAGAGAACTTGCTAAAGTTTAAAAAAGCCATTCAGTTATACTTGAAATACAGCCAGCAAAACTCAATATTTTTTTCGATTGATCAACGTCTTCGATTTCTATTTCATCTCGAAATGGACTCTTCTGAATTTCAGATAATCTGTAATAGAAAGGGCTATCATAATAATTATTCAGACTTAGTTGTTAAAATTCAAGAGGAGTTATCGAGTTAACAATACTAAATCTCAAATCCAGATGTTCAGATGATGAAATTGACTACAGATAACAGCAAATAAACAAAAGCGTCAAAACGATTATATTTGATAAGGCGCCTTTGCCTATTTGGAAACCGTTACCGGTTCGAGTTTAGTCCGCTCTTCTACGCGATCCAATTAAAATTGATATTTTAGTCTGTATTAATTTTGAATATGTCTAATGAGATTCGTTCGT
Encoded proteins:
- a CDS encoding DUF1572 domain-containing protein, encoding MNTPLLLAKHFREIHTGGNWTTTNLKDTLADVKWEEAQKSVFGLNSIALLTYHVTYYVNVLMKVLEGGPLDGKDEYSFQLPAIESQKEWKQLVVNALLTAEKTADLIKQLPEERLFEPFTDEKYGNYYRNIAGIIEHMHYHLGQISLLKKLVRMG
- a CDS encoding HPP family protein — translated: MVRKRIKRSIRISRYVVYRETLVDYKEHFWSFIGAFVGIGIIAFVQSYTLTKDENIFLIGSFGASSVLIYGAIQSPLAQPRNLVGGHVISALIGVTVYRFIPDVIWLTAPMAVAFSIVAMQVTKTLHPPGGATALIAVIGSEKIKALGYFYVLSPVLTGSLILLAVALIFNNMTTHRKYPTDKRFTNSVRRVFLKKKPL
- a CDS encoding dihydrofolate reductase, whose translation is MRKVIAVMNMTLDGFCDHQAMIANDEMHNHYTEMSSSVDTILYGKITYQLMEGYWPEVVKNPSGNKAVDKFAKFIDKISKIVFSSTLKSVKWKNSRITTKSLKKEITELKQQPGKDILIGSPSLIVAATNLGLIDEYQLCVQPILEGKGLSLFKNIQNRVNLKLVKTKTFDFGGITLYYVPSGR